A part of Streptomyces sp. DSM 40750 genomic DNA contains:
- a CDS encoding carbohydrate ABC transporter permease, with translation MTTTTSTSTPVVRKPVAWRRVALHVGCLAALLVMLYPLAWLLATSVKPANEVIASLDLLPSRLEWSNYETALDGVNDVSVGRLLGNSLLIAGGAVVGNVLSCSLAAYAFARLRFRFRGPLFAFMIATIMLPHHAVLIPQYIIFNQLGMVNTYWPLILPKFLATEAFFVFLIVQFMRGLPRELEEAARIDGCGPFRSFFLVILPLTRPALITTAIFTFIWTWNDFFTQLIYLFSPEKFTLTLALRSFVDASSTSAFGPMFAMSVIALLPIVLFFLAFQRFLVEGMANSGIKG, from the coding sequence ATGACCACCACCACGTCTACCTCAACTCCCGTCGTCCGCAAGCCGGTTGCGTGGCGACGTGTGGCACTGCACGTCGGCTGTCTGGCCGCGCTCCTCGTCATGCTGTACCCGCTGGCCTGGCTCCTGGCGACCTCCGTGAAACCGGCGAACGAGGTCATCGCCAGTCTCGACCTGCTGCCCAGCCGTCTGGAATGGTCCAACTACGAGACGGCGCTCGACGGTGTGAACGACGTGTCGGTCGGCCGGCTGCTCGGCAACTCCCTGCTGATCGCGGGCGGCGCGGTCGTCGGGAACGTCCTGTCCTGCTCTCTGGCCGCGTACGCTTTCGCCCGCCTGCGATTCCGCTTCCGTGGACCGCTCTTCGCCTTCATGATCGCGACGATCATGCTGCCGCATCACGCCGTGCTGATTCCGCAGTACATCATCTTCAACCAACTCGGCATGGTGAACACCTACTGGCCGCTGATCCTGCCGAAATTCCTCGCGACGGAGGCCTTCTTCGTCTTCCTCATCGTGCAGTTCATGCGCGGGCTGCCCAGGGAACTGGAGGAGGCGGCGCGTATCGACGGATGTGGACCGTTCCGGAGTTTCTTCCTGGTGATTCTTCCGCTGACCCGGCCCGCCCTGATCACCACCGCGATCTTCACCTTCATCTGGACCTGGAACGACTTCTTCACCCAGCTGATCTATCTCTTCTCACCCGAGAAGTTCACCCTGACCCTGGCCCTCAGGTCCTTCGTCGACGCGTCGAGCACCTCGGCCTTCGGCCCGATGTTCGCCATGTCGGTGATCGCCCTCCTCCCGATCGTGCTGTTCTTCCTCGCCTTCCAGCGATTCCTGGTGGAGGGCATGGCCAACTCCGGGATCAAGGGATAA
- the iolD gene encoding 3D-(3,5/4)-trihydroxycyclohexane-1,2-dione acylhydrolase (decyclizing), with the protein MSQPTRRLTVAQALVRFLSAQYTERDGVRHRLIAGTWGIFGHGNVAGLGQALLEAGEETMPFHQGRNEQSMVHAAVGYARQLNRLSAQAVTTSIGPGATNLVTGAALATINRLPVLLLPGDYFATRTADPLLQQLEHPTEADVSVNDTLRPISRYFDRITRPEALIPAALNAMRVLADPADTGAVTLALPQDVQAEAYDWPEEFFAERVWRVRRPAPDPVELADAVRAIRAARRPLIVAGGGIHHSEAEDALKALVDATGVPVASTQAGKGSLRYDHPADLGGIGHTGTAVCDDIARTADLIVGVGTRYTDFTTASHTLFQAPDVRFVNLNIAAFDAHKLAARTVVCDARTGLTALAEALDGHRVSEAYEAEYRAGKERWEQIVEAAYTPADEHAVPTQSQVLGALDAVVGDEDVVINAAGSLPGDLHKLWRARSPRQYHLEYGYSCMGYEIPAGIGVQQAAPGTAVWSLVGDGTYLMMPTEIVTAVQEGLPVNLVLIQNHGYASIGGLSESVGGERFGTAYRYRATDGTFSGAPLPVDLAANAASLGMDVIRAKTVRELRDALATARASDRPTCVYIETDPTPTAPPAEAWWDVPVAETASRPAAVEARATYDREVAGRRRHL; encoded by the coding sequence GGCCCTCCTGGAGGCCGGCGAGGAGACGATGCCGTTCCACCAGGGCCGCAACGAGCAGTCCATGGTGCACGCCGCCGTCGGCTACGCCCGCCAGCTGAACCGCCTCTCCGCGCAGGCGGTCACCACCTCCATCGGGCCCGGCGCCACCAACCTGGTCACCGGCGCCGCCCTGGCCACCATCAACCGGCTGCCCGTCCTCCTGCTGCCCGGCGACTACTTCGCGACCCGCACCGCCGACCCGCTGCTCCAGCAGCTGGAGCACCCCACCGAGGCCGATGTCTCGGTCAACGACACCCTGCGCCCGATCTCCCGCTACTTCGACCGGATCACCCGCCCGGAGGCCCTGATCCCGGCCGCCCTCAACGCCATGCGGGTCCTCGCCGACCCGGCCGACACCGGCGCCGTCACCCTCGCCCTTCCGCAGGACGTCCAGGCGGAGGCGTACGACTGGCCGGAGGAGTTCTTCGCCGAGCGCGTGTGGCGCGTACGCCGCCCCGCGCCCGACCCCGTCGAGCTGGCCGACGCCGTACGAGCCATCCGTGCCGCCCGGCGTCCGCTCATCGTCGCGGGCGGCGGCATCCACCACAGCGAGGCCGAAGACGCCCTGAAGGCGCTGGTCGACGCCACGGGCGTCCCGGTCGCGTCCACCCAGGCGGGCAAGGGGTCCCTGCGGTACGACCATCCGGCCGACCTCGGCGGCATCGGCCACACCGGCACGGCGGTCTGCGACGACATCGCCCGCACCGCCGACCTGATCGTCGGCGTCGGCACCCGCTACACCGACTTCACCACCGCCTCCCACACCCTCTTCCAGGCCCCGGACGTCCGTTTCGTCAACCTCAACATCGCCGCCTTCGACGCCCACAAGCTGGCGGCCCGGACAGTGGTCTGCGATGCGCGGACCGGTCTCACGGCCCTCGCCGAGGCGCTGGACGGCCATCGCGTGAGCGAGGCGTACGAGGCGGAGTACCGGGCCGGCAAGGAGCGCTGGGAGCAGATCGTCGAGGCCGCCTACACGCCGGCCGACGAGCACGCCGTACCCACCCAGAGCCAGGTGCTCGGCGCCCTCGACGCGGTCGTCGGTGACGAGGACGTCGTCATCAACGCGGCCGGTTCGCTCCCCGGCGACCTGCACAAACTGTGGCGGGCCCGCAGCCCCCGCCAGTACCACCTCGAATACGGCTACTCCTGCATGGGCTACGAGATCCCCGCCGGGATCGGTGTCCAGCAGGCGGCGCCCGGCACGGCCGTCTGGTCGCTGGTCGGGGACGGCACGTATCTGATGATGCCGACGGAGATCGTGACGGCCGTCCAGGAGGGCCTGCCCGTCAACCTGGTCCTCATCCAGAACCACGGCTACGCCTCCATCGGCGGTCTCTCCGAGTCGGTCGGCGGCGAGCGCTTCGGCACCGCCTACCGCTACCGCGCCACCGACGGCACCTTCTCCGGCGCCCCGCTCCCGGTGGACCTCGCCGCCAACGCGGCCAGCCTCGGCATGGACGTCATCCGCGCCAAGACCGTACGGGAACTGCGCGACGCCCTGGCCACGGCCCGCGCCTCCGACCGTCCCACCTGTGTGTACATCGAGACGGACCCGACGCCCACCGCTCCCCCGGCGGAGGCCTGGTGGGACGTCCCGGTCGCGGAGACCGCCTCCCGCCCGGCGGCCGTCGAGGCGCGCGCGACGTACGACCGGGAGGTGGCCGGTCGGCGCCGTCACCTCTGA
- a CDS encoding ankyrin repeat domain-containing protein yields the protein MNRRRWKKLSSRLVLAAGFGDLAGVRVLLRSKLHPDTADAEGTTPLYAASVHGSTAAVRRLLAAGASPDLESGHGTEGTPLCAAASWGHTETVRELLAHGADPNLREGHGTGWSPLDWAEHGSHMETAALLRAAGARPREGTP from the coding sequence GTGAACAGACGGCGGTGGAAGAAGCTGTCGAGTCGGCTGGTCCTGGCCGCGGGCTTCGGCGACCTCGCAGGTGTCCGCGTGTTGTTGCGGTCCAAACTGCACCCGGACACGGCGGACGCCGAGGGCACGACACCGTTGTACGCGGCGTCCGTCCACGGGTCCACCGCCGCGGTCCGGCGTCTGCTGGCGGCCGGGGCCTCGCCCGACCTGGAGAGCGGACACGGCACGGAAGGCACACCGCTGTGCGCGGCCGCGTCCTGGGGCCACACCGAGACGGTCCGTGAACTGCTCGCCCACGGCGCGGACCCCAATCTCCGCGAGGGCCACGGCACCGGCTGGTCGCCTCTCGACTGGGCGGAACACGGCTCCCACATGGAAACGGCGGCCCTGCTGCGCGCCGCGGGGGCCCGCCCGCGCGAGGGGACCCCGTGA
- a CDS encoding GntR family transcriptional regulator, translating to MGVTSATAGSTGSLGLSVDRSSPVPLYYQLARQLESAIEHGALGPGSLLGNEIELAGRLGLSRPTVRQAIQSLVDKGLLVRRRGVGTQVVHSQVKRPLELSSLYDDLEAAGQQPTTKVLLSEIRQASAEVAAALGIAEGAEVHLFERLRLTHGQPVAFLSNFVPAGLLALDTERLESTGLYRMMRNAGITLHSAHQSVGARIATPEEAERLDEPQGAALLTMQRTAYDDTGRAVEYGTHIYRASRYSFDFQLLVRN from the coding sequence ATGGGCGTGACCAGCGCGACTGCGGGGAGTACAGGGAGTCTCGGCCTCAGCGTCGACCGGAGCAGCCCGGTGCCGCTGTACTACCAGCTGGCCCGGCAGCTGGAGTCGGCGATCGAGCACGGTGCGCTCGGCCCGGGCAGCCTGCTGGGCAACGAGATCGAGCTCGCGGGCCGGCTCGGCCTGTCCCGGCCGACCGTACGGCAGGCCATCCAGTCGCTCGTCGACAAGGGCCTGCTCGTACGCCGCCGGGGCGTGGGCACGCAGGTGGTGCACAGCCAGGTCAAACGGCCGCTGGAGTTGAGCAGCCTGTACGACGACCTGGAGGCGGCCGGCCAGCAGCCCACGACCAAGGTGTTGCTGAGCGAGATCCGGCAGGCCTCCGCCGAGGTCGCGGCCGCCCTGGGCATCGCCGAGGGCGCCGAGGTGCACCTCTTCGAGCGGCTGCGTCTCACGCACGGCCAGCCGGTGGCGTTCCTGTCGAACTTCGTCCCGGCCGGGCTGCTGGCCCTCGACACCGAGCGCCTGGAGTCCACGGGCCTGTACCGGATGATGCGCAACGCCGGCATCACCCTGCACAGCGCCCACCAGAGCGTCGGCGCCCGTATCGCCACCCCCGAGGAGGCCGAGCGCCTCGACGAACCGCAGGGCGCCGCACTCCTCACCATGCAGCGGACGGCGTACGACGACACCGGGCGCGCGGTCGAGTACGGCACCCATATCTACCGGGCCTCGCGCTACTCCTTCGACTTCCAGCTGCTCGTCCGCAACTGA
- a CDS encoding DoxX family protein, translating to MNITLWIIASLLAAAFLAAGLMKITQSKEKLAASGMTWAEQFSPGMVKTIGALEALGAVGLILPAVLDIAPVFVPLAATGLVVTMLGAAVFHLRRKETKETVPSLVLLVLAAVVAWGRFGPYAF from the coding sequence ATGAACATCACCCTCTGGATCATCGCGAGCCTCCTCGCGGCCGCCTTCCTCGCCGCCGGCCTGATGAAGATCACCCAGTCCAAGGAGAAGCTGGCGGCCTCGGGCATGACCTGGGCCGAGCAGTTCTCCCCGGGCATGGTCAAGACCATCGGCGCGCTGGAGGCCTTGGGCGCTGTCGGCCTGATCCTTCCGGCCGTCCTCGACATAGCCCCGGTGTTCGTCCCGCTCGCGGCGACCGGCCTCGTCGTCACGATGCTCGGCGCGGCCGTCTTCCATCTCCGTCGCAAGGAGACCAAGGAGACCGTCCCGAGCCTGGTGCTGCTGGTCCTGGCGGCCGTGGTGGCCTGGGGGCGGTTCGGGCCGTACGCGTTCTGA
- a CDS encoding LacI family DNA-binding transcriptional regulator: MRPPTIRDVAERAGVSKSLVSLVLRGSDQVRAEKREAVLTAVDELGYRPNAAARSLSERRTRTVGVLLNDMRNPWFVELLDGLNSRLHDNGLRMLLADGHLNRRLGEDLTHTFTELRVDGLIAVGTLPPSEALRAAAGLIPTVVAGAREPTLPHVDVVAGDDQHGTRLATEHLIGLGHRRIAHIAGEGVVGALRRRSFETVMREHGLTDTAAVERGDLTEEGGYRATVRLLSLPERPTAIVAFNDMACVGALSAAEELGLKVPRDLSLVGYDNTYVSRLRHLWLTTVDNASHDVGRGAAQCLLDRIADPTRPAKVVLTTPTLEIRGTTGPPADH, translated from the coding sequence ATGAGACCCCCGACCATCCGCGATGTCGCCGAGCGGGCCGGCGTGTCGAAGTCACTGGTCTCCCTGGTGCTGCGCGGGTCCGACCAGGTACGCGCCGAGAAGCGGGAGGCCGTACTGACGGCCGTGGACGAGCTGGGCTACCGGCCGAACGCCGCCGCGCGCAGCCTGAGCGAGCGCCGCACCCGTACGGTCGGCGTCCTCCTCAACGACATGCGCAACCCCTGGTTCGTCGAGTTGCTGGACGGTCTCAACTCCCGGCTGCACGACAACGGTCTGCGCATGCTCCTGGCCGACGGCCATCTCAACCGGCGGCTCGGCGAGGACCTCACCCACACCTTCACCGAGCTGCGGGTCGACGGCCTGATCGCGGTCGGCACCCTGCCGCCCTCCGAGGCCCTGCGCGCGGCGGCCGGCCTCATCCCGACCGTGGTCGCGGGCGCTCGCGAGCCCACCCTCCCCCATGTGGACGTCGTCGCGGGCGACGACCAGCACGGCACCCGCCTCGCCACCGAGCACCTCATCGGCCTCGGGCACCGGCGTATCGCGCACATCGCGGGGGAAGGCGTGGTCGGCGCGCTGCGCCGCCGCAGCTTCGAGACGGTCATGCGCGAACACGGGCTGACCGACACGGCCGCCGTCGAGCGCGGCGACCTGACGGAGGAGGGCGGCTACCGTGCCACGGTCCGACTGCTCAGCCTTCCCGAACGCCCCACCGCCATCGTGGCCTTCAACGACATGGCCTGCGTGGGCGCCCTCTCCGCCGCCGAGGAACTGGGCCTGAAGGTGCCGCGCGACCTCTCCCTCGTCGGCTACGACAACACCTACGTCTCACGCCTGCGCCACCTCTGGCTCACCACCGTGGACAACGCCAGCCACGACGTCGGCCGCGGCGCCGCCCAGTGCCTGCTCGACCGTATCGCCGACCCGACCCGCCCCGCCAAGGTCGTCCTGACCACACCGACCCTGGAGATCCGCGGCACGACGGGTCCGCCGGCGGACCACTGA
- a CDS encoding carbohydrate ABC transporter permease, whose translation MTTTQSPTTAADKGVHPTDRPARRRRREGAAWVFLSPWVLGACVLTLLPMAVSLYLSFTDYDLFNAPNWVGLRNYTQMFTEDPRYWRSVVATLTYVVIAVPLQLALALLVALALKNMRRGRGFYRSAFYAPSLLGASMSIALVWRAIFNDGGTVDNLLGAGGWVNRPGWALLAVALLTVWQFGAPMVIFLAGLQQIPGELYEAAEVDGAGAWRRFLSITVPMLSPVIFFNLVLQTIQAFQVFTPAFAISAGKGGPADSTLFYTLYLYDRGFVASHMGYASAMAWVLLLAIGAVTAILFRTSRSWVFYASEGDR comes from the coding sequence ATGACCACCACGCAATCGCCAACGACCGCAGCCGACAAAGGAGTTCACCCGACCGATCGGCCCGCCCGGCGACGCCGGCGCGAGGGCGCGGCCTGGGTGTTCCTGTCCCCCTGGGTGCTCGGCGCCTGCGTCCTGACCCTGCTCCCGATGGCCGTCTCGCTCTACCTCTCCTTCACCGACTACGACCTGTTCAACGCCCCCAACTGGGTGGGCCTGCGCAACTACACCCAGATGTTCACCGAGGACCCGCGCTACTGGCGCTCGGTGGTGGCGACCCTGACGTACGTCGTCATCGCTGTACCGCTCCAACTGGCCCTGGCCCTCCTGGTGGCCCTGGCCCTGAAGAACATGAGGCGCGGCCGGGGCTTCTACCGCTCCGCCTTCTACGCCCCCTCGCTCCTCGGCGCCTCCATGTCCATCGCCCTGGTCTGGCGGGCGATCTTCAACGACGGTGGCACCGTCGACAACCTCCTGGGCGCCGGTGGCTGGGTCAACCGACCCGGCTGGGCACTGCTCGCGGTCGCCCTGCTCACGGTGTGGCAGTTCGGCGCCCCGATGGTCATCTTTCTGGCCGGACTCCAGCAGATACCGGGGGAGTTGTACGAGGCGGCCGAGGTGGACGGCGCGGGCGCCTGGCGCCGGTTCCTGTCGATCACGGTGCCGATGCTGTCGCCCGTGATCTTCTTCAACCTGGTCCTCCAGACCATCCAGGCCTTCCAGGTCTTCACCCCGGCCTTCGCGATCAGCGCCGGCAAGGGCGGCCCCGCCGACTCCACCCTCTTCTACACCCTCTACCTCTACGACCGAGGCTTCGTCGCCTCCCACATGGGCTACGCCTCCGCCATGGCCTGGGTCCTGCTGCTGGCCATCGGCGCGGTCACCGCGATCCTGTTCCGCACGTCCCGCTCCTGGGTCTTCTACGCCTCCGAGGGGGACCGATGA
- a CDS encoding Gfo/Idh/MocA family protein, whose translation MVSALGVAVVGFGWMGRVHTQAYARVPHHFPQLPVRPELVTVVEEVPGRAEEAAEQFGFASIARDWREVAADPRIQAVSITAPNFLHREIGVAMAEAGKHIWIEKPVGLTATDAHAVADAVAKAGVQGTVGFNYRNAPAVAAARELIAAGEIGTVTHVRIRLFSDYAAHPEGALTWRYERERGGSGVLGDLASHGVDLARFLLGDIASLTADTAIFVPERARPIGATAGHSRASGGELGPVENEDYVNCLLRFASGARGVLEACRVSVGEQNNYGFEIHGTEGALFWDFRRMGELGVSKGDAYQDQSVHTLFVGPGHGAYAAFQPGSANAMGYDDLKVVEAYNFLRSIAEGTPHGTTLADAVHSATALDAMSRSAETGAWVNL comes from the coding sequence ATGGTCAGTGCGCTCGGTGTCGCGGTCGTGGGGTTCGGCTGGATGGGACGGGTGCACACCCAGGCGTACGCCCGCGTGCCGCACCACTTCCCGCAGCTGCCTGTACGGCCGGAGCTGGTCACCGTCGTCGAGGAGGTGCCCGGTCGGGCCGAGGAGGCGGCCGAGCAGTTCGGGTTCGCCTCGATCGCCCGGGACTGGAGGGAGGTGGCCGCCGACCCCCGGATCCAGGCGGTCAGCATCACCGCGCCGAACTTCCTGCACCGGGAGATCGGTGTCGCCATGGCCGAGGCGGGCAAGCACATCTGGATCGAGAAGCCGGTCGGCCTCACCGCCACCGACGCCCACGCGGTCGCTGACGCCGTCGCCAAGGCCGGTGTCCAGGGCACGGTCGGCTTCAACTACCGCAACGCGCCCGCCGTCGCCGCCGCCCGCGAGCTGATCGCCGCCGGTGAGATCGGCACGGTCACGCACGTACGGATCCGTCTCTTCAGCGACTACGCCGCGCACCCCGAGGGTGCCCTGACCTGGCGGTACGAGCGCGAGCGCGGCGGCAGCGGCGTCCTCGGCGACCTCGCCTCGCACGGCGTCGACCTCGCCCGCTTCCTGCTCGGCGACATCGCCTCCCTCACCGCCGACACCGCGATCTTCGTCCCCGAGCGGGCCCGGCCCATCGGTGCCACAGCGGGCCACTCGCGTGCCTCGGGCGGCGAACTCGGTCCCGTCGAGAACGAGGACTACGTCAACTGCCTGCTCCGCTTCGCCTCCGGCGCCCGTGGCGTCCTGGAGGCCTGCCGGGTCTCCGTCGGCGAGCAGAACAACTACGGCTTCGAGATCCACGGCACCGAGGGCGCCCTCTTCTGGGATTTCCGCCGCATGGGTGAACTGGGCGTCAGCAAGGGTGACGCCTACCAGGACCAGTCCGTCCACACCCTCTTCGTCGGCCCCGGTCACGGCGCGTACGCCGCGTTCCAGCCGGGCTCCGCCAACGCCATGGGCTACGACGACCTCAAGGTCGTCGAGGCGTACAACTTCCTGCGCTCCATCGCCGAGGGCACCCCGCACGGCACCACCCTGGCCGACGCCGTGCACAGCGCCACCGCGCTGGACGCCATGAGCCGTTCCGCCGAAACCGGGGCATGGGTGAACCTCTGA
- a CDS encoding MarR family winged helix-turn-helix transcriptional regulator, producing the protein METPQQSRWLTDEEMQTWHVLAGVMVRLPSALDAQLQRDSGISHVEYLVMAMLSQTDERTLRMSDLAAYAGSSLSRLSHLVKRLEKSEWVRRTPDPSDGRYTLAILTDAGYAKVVESAPGHADAVRRYVFDALSKTQQRQLRDIGRRIWQTVAPDDHCLLPPN; encoded by the coding sequence ATGGAGACACCGCAGCAGTCGCGCTGGCTGACCGATGAGGAGATGCAGACCTGGCACGTGCTCGCCGGGGTGATGGTCCGACTTCCGAGTGCGCTCGACGCGCAGCTGCAGCGGGACTCGGGGATCAGTCACGTGGAGTACCTGGTGATGGCGATGCTGTCCCAGACCGACGAACGCACCCTGCGGATGAGCGACTTGGCCGCGTACGCCGGTTCGTCGCTGTCCCGGCTGTCCCATCTCGTGAAGCGGCTGGAGAAGAGCGAATGGGTGCGCCGTACGCCGGACCCGTCCGACGGGCGCTACACGCTGGCCATCCTCACGGACGCCGGATACGCCAAGGTCGTCGAGAGCGCACCGGGCCACGCCGACGCCGTACGACGCTATGTGTTCGACGCGCTCAGCAAGACACAGCAGCGGCAGTTGCGGGACATCGGGCGGCGCATCTGGCAGACCGTCGCGCCGGACGATCACTGCCTGTTGCCACCGAACTGA